The genomic window CACACCTGGTGTACTCGGCTATCTGGCCGCGGCCACCGCCGCCGAAGGTGCCGTGCTCGGCGTCGGCACCGTGCTCACCGGGGAGCAAGCCAAAGCCGCCATCGATAGCGGCGCGCAATTCCTCGTGACGCCCGGCCTGCGGGTCGATGTCGCCGCGGTGGCCGCACGGCACGACATCCCGGTCGTGATGGGGGCTTTCACGCCGAGTGAGGTGCTCACCGCCCTCGAACTCGGTGCGGCCGCGGTGAAGATCTTCCCCGCTCGGGCCCTCGGCCCCGGTTACCTGAAGGACCTGCGTGGTCCTTTCCCCGATGTGGCGCTCATCCCTTCCGGTGGCGTCAACGCGGGCAATGCCGCCGAATTCCTTGCCGCGGGCGCTGTCGCCGTCACGGCGGGCACCGACGTTGTCGCCCCTTCCGATGTCGCCGCGGGCCGCTGGTCCGAAATCGCCACCCGCGCGGCATCGTTCGTTCGATCCATGAATTGAGAGGTCCACCCATGGGTGCAACCGTCGACTGGCTGCGCACCACCACCCCGGGGCTGCTTGTGCTCTGCGGGCTCGCAATCGCCGTGCTGCTGTTCGCCATCATCAAGGTCAAGCTGGAGCCGTTCATCGCGCTGCTGCTCACCGGACTCGCGCTGGCGCTCGCCGCCGGGCTACCGGTGTCGAAGATCGTCGGCACCGCGATCAAGGCCGGTGATTCACTGCTGGAGACCGGATTCGGTGGCATCCTCGGTCACATCGCCGTGATCATCGGCCTCGGCACGGTGCTCGGCGCGATCCTCGAACGATCCGGTGGCGCCGATGTATTGACCGGCAAGCTGCTGAACCTGTTCGGCGAGAAGGGCACCCCGGTCGCGATGGGCCTGCTCGGTCTCATCTTCGGCATCCCGGTGTTCTTCGACATCGGCATCTTCGTGCTGGCGCCGCTGATCTACGTGGCCGCCAAGCGTGGTGGACGTTCGCTGGTGCTGTACGCGATGCCGATGCTGGCCGGACTGTCGATGACGCACGCGTTCCTGCCGCCGCACCCCGGGCCGGTGGCGCTGGGTGGTCTGCTCGGGGTGAGTCTCGGCTGGCTGATCCTCATGGGATTCGTCTGCGGCCTGCCGGGATTCGTCGCCGCGGGCATCGTGTGGGGCAGCTACATCGGCAAGCGGATCCACGTCGAGGTGCCGGACGAATTCCTCGTTCGCAAGGAGGACGAGACGGCACCCGCTCCCGATGAGGGGGAGCGGGACGCCGACGGATCGGGTGGCGTCGCCACGAAGACCGTCACCGCCGCACCGCCGTCGGTCGGGCTGATCGGCGCGATCATCGCCGTCCCCCTGGTGCTGATTCTCGGCGCCACCTTCGGTACCCAGATGTTGGACAAGGACTCTCAGCTGTTGCAGGTGCTGACGTTCTTCGGCACGCCCGCGGTGGCGTTGCT from Nocardia iowensis includes these protein-coding regions:
- a CDS encoding bifunctional 4-hydroxy-2-oxoglutarate aldolase/2-dehydro-3-deoxy-phosphogluconate aldolase, translating into MAVIRADRVLSVVRAPEVPDPVALAEALASSGIRALELTFTTPGVLGYLAAATAAEGAVLGVGTVLTGEQAKAAIDSGAQFLVTPGLRVDVAAVAARHDIPVVMGAFTPSEVLTALELGAAAVKIFPARALGPGYLKDLRGPFPDVALIPSGGVNAGNAAEFLAAGAVAVTAGTDVVAPSDVAAGRWSEIATRAASFVRSMN
- a CDS encoding GntP family permease, with translation MGATVDWLRTTTPGLLVLCGLAIAVLLFAIIKVKLEPFIALLLTGLALALAAGLPVSKIVGTAIKAGDSLLETGFGGILGHIAVIIGLGTVLGAILERSGGADVLTGKLLNLFGEKGTPVAMGLLGLIFGIPVFFDIGIFVLAPLIYVAAKRGGRSLVLYAMPMLAGLSMTHAFLPPHPGPVALGGLLGVSLGWLILMGFVCGLPGFVAAGIVWGSYIGKRIHVEVPDEFLVRKEDETAPAPDEGERDADGSGGVATKTVTAAPPSVGLIGAIIAVPLVLILGATFGTQMLDKDSQLLQVLTFFGTPAVALLIAVLIAFYLLGVRRGSTVQELSQLTAESLRPVGMLLLVVGAGAFFGKVISATGIGTALADTMSAAGLPVIVLAYIISCGLRIAQGSATVAIVTTGGIVAPLVASHNYSQMSIALIAMAIAAGSIILSHVNDGGFWIIAKFFNLTVKQTLQTWTVLETILSVVSFAVAAILFAIVS